One window of the Flexibacter flexilis DSM 6793 genome contains the following:
- a CDS encoding tetratricopeptide repeat protein — translation MKNFITKKYRLIAFAMLFSGSVALAAPGGKAFKDGKSYYEQSNYGKAIEAFEKSLSENPEHYAGKSNYMIALCYKKMGECNKAAIFFKKALEGDPDKAGASSMTKFEEQLSDCGLSKATLANISATATATSTAAAGKDPFLHEYETQIANGNKLVDLTGAFTAEDKELVEKQISVLENEYKLQVRVAVSKEAIGAPESMLNSLQKAGIAAGGSHLVVLVAGDKIYADGTFDKNLVRTAKQNAEPEGLKASASRSAQGLMAEKFLTQLTEKEHSEQKSKNATNWGLWIFGLAAIGGGVYWVISRRKKVAEETAQQNSQVMSNLSQIQDVLFNDSMWLEYSARYDMERVQQVQTSLQLEYSNLVNSLDPVGVNDLEKRVRQLQNNPDGVFKALGQ, via the coding sequence ATGAAAAATTTTATTACAAAAAAATATAGGCTTATTGCTTTTGCAATGTTATTCAGTGGTTCGGTGGCGTTGGCTGCACCAGGTGGCAAGGCGTTCAAAGATGGAAAATCGTATTACGAACAGTCTAACTACGGCAAGGCAATAGAAGCCTTCGAAAAGTCGTTGTCGGAAAACCCAGAACATTACGCAGGCAAAAGCAATTACATGATTGCGCTTTGTTATAAGAAAATGGGCGAGTGCAACAAAGCGGCTATTTTCTTCAAAAAAGCCCTTGAAGGCGACCCCGACAAAGCAGGCGCAAGCTCTATGACCAAATTCGAGGAGCAACTTTCGGACTGCGGTTTGAGCAAAGCAACACTGGCCAACATCAGCGCAACTGCTACGGCCACCAGCACGGCGGCGGCAGGCAAAGACCCATTTTTACACGAATACGAAACTCAAATCGCCAACGGAAATAAATTGGTGGACTTAACAGGTGCATTCACCGCCGAAGATAAGGAGTTGGTAGAAAAACAAATCTCTGTTTTGGAGAATGAATATAAATTGCAAGTGCGTGTGGCAGTTTCCAAAGAGGCCATTGGCGCACCAGAAAGTATGCTGAACAGTTTGCAGAAAGCAGGCATTGCGGCAGGCGGTAGCCATTTGGTAGTATTGGTGGCAGGCGACAAAATTTATGCAGATGGCACTTTTGATAAAAATTTGGTACGCACGGCCAAACAAAATGCAGAACCCGAAGGCCTGAAAGCGTCGGCAAGCCGTTCGGCACAAGGTTTGATGGCCGAGAAATTCTTGACACAACTCACTGAAAAAGAACATTCTGAGCAAAAAAGTAAAAATGCTACGAATTGGGGTTTGTGGATTTTTGGTTTGGCGGCCATTGGCGGCGGCGTATATTGGGTGATAAGTCGCCGCAAGAAAGTAGCCGAAGAAACCGCCCAACAGAACAGCCAAGTAATGAGCAATTTGTCTCAGATTCAGGATGTTTTGTTTAATGATTCGATGTGGTTGGAATATTCGGCGCGTTATGACATGGAGCGCGTGCAGCAAGTCCAGACCAGTTTGCAACTCGAATACAGCAATTTAGTAAACAGCCTTGACCCTGTGGGCGTGAATGATTTGGAAAAACGCGTTCGCCAGCTTCAAAACAACCCAGATGGCGTTTTCAAGGCATTAGGTCAATAA
- a CDS encoding DUF4905 domain-containing protein, whose translation MVLTKKFHYETDGQLWRIVPCVRSGLMAIEVRNPAERLANFMTLDSFSGEFLCPYLEWDGIDSFEDWGIEAVYGGILCLFRYQNIATMPTHEGVWLADMRTGSLLWAQENIVFKEIDTQIHTLRVQLPNTNVLESVRLPDLLPSVAENKAVNLQMPLHYSENNPYTPLLAAFVAEKTIHTPISAFDYLEQGRYIFISYYIRNTETDKGLSNYFLAIDQESGAVLLHLLLAERLAGIGWDTFFVFNQQLFLVVNKTELICYELNL comes from the coding sequence ATGGTTTTAACTAAGAAATTTCATTACGAAACTGACGGCCAACTTTGGCGAATTGTTCCGTGTGTGCGTAGCGGTTTGATGGCCATTGAGGTGCGTAATCCTGCCGAACGGCTGGCCAATTTCATGACGTTGGATAGTTTTTCGGGGGAATTTCTTTGTCCGTATTTGGAATGGGACGGCATCGACTCGTTTGAAGATTGGGGAATTGAGGCGGTTTATGGCGGTATTTTGTGCTTGTTCAGATACCAAAACATTGCGACAATGCCCACACACGAAGGCGTTTGGCTGGCCGATATGCGCACAGGTTCGTTGCTTTGGGCGCAAGAAAATATTGTTTTTAAAGAAATTGATACACAAATACATACGCTGCGCGTGCAACTGCCCAATACGAATGTGTTGGAATCGGTGCGCTTGCCCGACCTTTTGCCCAGCGTAGCCGAAAACAAAGCCGTGAACTTGCAAATGCCTTTGCATTATTCCGAAAACAATCCGTACACGCCATTATTGGCGGCTTTTGTGGCCGAAAAAACAATCCATACACCTATTTCTGCGTTTGACTATTTGGAGCAAGGGCGGTATATTTTTATTTCTTACTATATTCGCAACACAGAAACGGATAAAGGCTTGAGCAATTATTTTTTGGCAATAGACCAAGAAAGCGGCGCGGTTTTATTACATCTGCTTTTGGCCGAAAGGCTTGCGGGAATTGGTTGGGATACTTTTTTTGTATTTAACCAACAGTTATTTTTGGTTGTTAATAAAACAGAACTCATTTGTTATGAACTTAACTTATAA
- a CDS encoding anhydro-N-acetylmuramic acid kinase: MTIIGLMSGTSLDGLDIAFCQFSETNSQRFEILYAQTAPYSAAWQARLKALPQSDAFTFALTDREFGAYLGQAIKRFCQKYEVKPQFVASHGHTIFHQPAKALTVQIGHGAAIAAACGLPVVCDFRSLDVALGGQGAPLVPIGDALLFGQYTFCLNLGGIANISFQQHSTNKRIAFDICPVNMVLNAWAERLGKAYDKDGLWAAEGQVNADLLAKLNALDFYKKSYPKSLGREWVETTVLPLLEAANLSEKDILATCSAHIAEQIAAVIKAADVLPTTSPKTVLVTGGGTFNKHLISQLQEKLTDTAQVIVPNEKLINYKEALIFAFLGKLRAEEKVNCLRSVTGASADNIGGAVYLSR; the protein is encoded by the coding sequence ATGACTATAATTGGACTTATGTCGGGAACTTCTCTCGACGGATTAGATATTGCATTTTGTCAGTTTTCGGAAACAAACTCGCAACGCTTTGAGATTTTGTATGCCCAAACCGCGCCGTATTCGGCAGCGTGGCAGGCTCGCCTGAAAGCATTGCCACAAAGCGATGCATTTACTTTTGCCCTTACAGACCGTGAGTTTGGGGCGTATTTGGGACAGGCTATAAAGCGTTTTTGTCAAAAATATGAAGTAAAACCGCAGTTTGTGGCCTCGCATGGACACACAATTTTTCATCAGCCAGCCAAAGCACTTACCGTCCAAATCGGACACGGTGCGGCGATTGCGGCGGCTTGCGGTTTGCCTGTGGTTTGCGATTTTAGAAGCCTTGATGTGGCTTTGGGCGGGCAAGGGGCACCGCTCGTGCCGATTGGCGACGCGCTGTTGTTCGGGCAATATACTTTTTGCTTGAATCTGGGCGGAATCGCGAATATTTCGTTTCAGCAACACAGCACCAACAAAAGAATTGCTTTTGATATTTGTCCCGTGAATATGGTACTCAATGCGTGGGCAGAACGTTTGGGCAAAGCCTACGACAAAGACGGACTTTGGGCAGCAGAAGGGCAAGTAAATGCCGATTTGTTGGCCAAGCTCAATGCACTGGATTTTTATAAAAAATCGTACCCTAAATCGTTGGGACGCGAATGGGTAGAAACGACCGTTTTGCCTTTGCTGGAAGCTGCTAATTTATCCGAAAAAGATATTTTGGCTACCTGTTCGGCGCATATCGCCGAACAAATCGCGGCGGTAATAAAAGCCGCTGACGTGTTGCCTACAACTTCACCCAAAACCGTTTTGGTAACGGGAGGCGGGACATTTAACAAACATCTTATTTCCCAACTCCAAGAAAAACTAACAGATACGGCGCAAGTAATTGTCCCGAACGAAAAGCTGATTAACTACAAAGAAGCCTTGATTTTTGCGTTTTTGGGTAAGCTCCGCGCCGAAGAAAAAGTAAATTGTTTGCGTAGCGTAACGGGTGCGAGTGCCGACAATATCGGCGGAGCTGTGTATCTTTCTCGTTAA
- a CDS encoding LysM peptidoglycan-binding domain-containing protein, whose product MNLTYKKWYWLGLCAVGLLLGVSANASIKDSVGVENKAGKKVILHKVEAKETLYSVARLYKANVVDIQKENPEISKGLAKDQVIRVPTNRAFTAKATTPKPAATKGKTHVVEQGQTLFAVARQYNVSVDDIKKWNNLTSNELAAGQVLSIGSEAKIAAPEKPTKPAATTSTGKTHVVEQGQTLFAVAREYNVTVDDLKKWNNLTSLELSAGQVLNVGDGKPTQVVPDTRSKPATQSVAPKEEKKEDKEVLKVEPAKTSAPAVGSSNTVNVGGYDRIVEKGLAEVIEQGGESKKHLCLHRTAPVGSILQVKNEMNGSMVFVRVIGKLPDIGVNDKLLLRISKKAYERLSASGKRFQVEVSYPAP is encoded by the coding sequence ATGAACTTAACTTATAAAAAATGGTATTGGTTGGGGCTTTGTGCGGTCGGCTTATTGCTGGGCGTATCGGCCAATGCCAGTATCAAAGATTCGGTTGGTGTAGAAAATAAGGCAGGCAAAAAAGTGATTTTGCACAAAGTAGAAGCCAAAGAAACACTTTATTCGGTGGCGCGTCTCTACAAAGCCAATGTGGTTGATATTCAGAAAGAAAACCCCGAAATTAGTAAAGGTTTGGCCAAAGACCAAGTGATTCGCGTCCCTACGAATCGTGCTTTTACGGCCAAAGCTACCACGCCAAAGCCAGCAGCCACCAAAGGCAAAACGCACGTAGTGGAACAAGGCCAAACGCTTTTTGCCGTAGCACGTCAATACAATGTTTCGGTAGATGATATTAAAAAATGGAATAATCTTACTTCCAATGAACTCGCTGCTGGGCAAGTGTTGAGTATCGGGTCAGAAGCCAAAATCGCCGCACCCGAAAAACCAACCAAACCCGCCGCGACCACAAGCACAGGCAAAACGCACGTAGTGGAACAAGGCCAAACGCTTTTTGCGGTAGCACGCGAATACAATGTTACGGTAGATGATTTGAAAAAATGGAACAACCTAACCTCTTTGGAACTTTCTGCTGGTCAGGTGCTTAATGTAGGCGATGGCAAACCAACGCAAGTTGTGCCCGACACGCGCAGCAAACCCGCTACACAGTCTGTAGCTCCGAAAGAGGAGAAAAAAGAAGACAAAGAAGTCCTGAAAGTGGAACCTGCCAAAACCAGTGCGCCAGCCGTAGGGAGTAGCAACACCGTAAATGTGGGCGGCTATGACCGTATTGTAGAAAAAGGCTTGGCCGAAGTAATTGAGCAAGGAGGCGAAAGCAAGAAACATCTTTGTTTGCACCGTACCGCGCCTGTCGGCTCGATTTTGCAAGTGAAAAATGAAATGAACGGCAGCATGGTTTTTGTGCGTGTGATTGGAAAACTCCCTGATATAGGTGTTAACGACAAACTTTTGTTACGTATTTCCAAAAAGGCTTACGAACGGCTTTCGGCTTCGGGCAAACGCTTTCAAGTAGAGGTGTCGTATCCTGCGCCATAA
- a CDS encoding glycosyltransferase family 2 protein, which translates to MSELISIITPTYNHERFIGSCIESVLAQTYPHWEMLIVNDGSTDRTAEVAAEYAAKDARIKVINQANKGIYRLAENYNLALAESKGDLIAVLEGDDIWLPHKLATQVEAMHKQPDAVLCWGCAYSANTDLSEKYELHPKQLAKNIAFYDNSPVCNIYNVLFDDFLPPLTFLIRKSALQQLGGFVQSYKFPAVDLPTLMLLARHGRFIFLNEVLGYWRVHAYQVTKTYGLDILDSGRRIFTDNYKAMTEQQRAVLRFGQKEIDGYYRDAEVISFTRSGRFKLVRGEYASARQDFGKALGMNGLAAPVWKLRAAIGWTLSWFNTDVETLAKWLGRASYKKR; encoded by the coding sequence ATGTCTGAATTAATTTCCATTATCACCCCGACGTACAATCACGAAAGATTTATTGGTTCGTGTATAGAATCGGTACTTGCCCAAACGTATCCGCATTGGGAAATGCTCATCGTCAATGACGGCAGCACCGACCGCACCGCCGAAGTAGCGGCGGAATATGCCGCCAAAGATGCACGTATTAAGGTGATTAATCAGGCAAATAAAGGTATTTACCGATTGGCCGAAAATTACAATTTGGCATTGGCCGAAAGCAAAGGCGATTTGATTGCCGTGCTGGAAGGGGACGATATTTGGTTGCCGCACAAGTTGGCTACACAGGTGGAAGCCATGCACAAGCAGCCCGACGCGGTGTTGTGTTGGGGTTGTGCGTATTCGGCCAACACGGATTTGTCCGAAAAATACGAGTTGCATCCCAAGCAATTGGCCAAAAACATTGCTTTTTACGACAACTCACCCGTTTGCAACATTTATAACGTGCTGTTCGATGACTTTTTGCCGCCGCTTACGTTCCTGATTCGCAAGTCGGCTTTGCAGCAATTGGGCGGCTTCGTGCAGTCTTACAAATTCCCTGCGGTGGATTTGCCCACGCTGATGCTTTTGGCGCGACACGGACGTTTTATTTTCCTCAATGAAGTGTTGGGTTATTGGCGCGTACACGCTTACCAAGTAACCAAAACCTACGGGTTGGATATTTTGGACAGCGGTCGCCGCATTTTTACAGATAATTACAAAGCCATGACAGAGCAGCAACGCGCCGTTTTGCGTTTTGGTCAGAAAGAAATAGACGGCTACTATCGCGATGCGGAAGTGATAAGTTTCACGCGGTCGGGGCGGTTTAAGTTGGTGCGCGGCGAATATGCTTCGGCACGCCAAGATTTTGGTAAGGCTTTAGGTATGAATGGTTTGGCTGCTCCTGTCTGGAAACTTCGGGCCGCTATTGGCTGGACGTTGAGTTGGTTTAATACCGATGTGGAAACGCTGGCCAAATGGTTGGGACGCGCTTCTTACAAAAAGAGATAG
- a CDS encoding alpha/beta hydrolase, which yields MRKLIHYSFILLLMLTAYTSSEAQSSLYYLVREPKVKTANPPLLLLMHGVGSNEKDLFGLANYLDERYLIVSARAPFKIAEGSYKWYDLDFSTGVRRTNINEAEKSLQLILQFLDELQAKYHYDKQRVIVSGFSQGAIMSLCVGLTHPEKVRGIGVFSGRVLEEVVKPKLAAKDKFKHFEAFVSHGTHDGVLPVSDARNTKKLLESLQIKTSYHEYPSEHSISQANLEDFAAWLKGIK from the coding sequence ATGCGAAAACTTATTCATTATTCCTTTATTTTATTGCTTATGCTTACAGCTTATACTTCCAGCGAGGCGCAGTCGTCGCTGTACTATTTGGTAAGAGAACCCAAAGTTAAAACGGCCAACCCGCCCTTACTGCTACTCATGCACGGCGTGGGCAGCAACGAAAAAGATTTATTTGGGCTGGCTAATTATCTGGACGAGAGATATTTAATCGTTTCGGCGCGTGCGCCTTTCAAAATTGCGGAAGGTAGTTACAAATGGTACGACCTTGATTTTTCGACGGGTGTGCGCCGCACCAACATCAACGAAGCCGAAAAAAGTCTGCAACTTATTTTGCAGTTTTTGGACGAGCTGCAAGCAAAATATCACTACGACAAACAGCGCGTTATCGTGTCGGGCTTTAGCCAAGGTGCGATTATGTCGTTGTGTGTGGGACTGACGCACCCCGAAAAAGTGCGCGGAATTGGCGTGTTCAGTGGCCGTGTGTTGGAAGAAGTCGTAAAACCAAAGTTAGCAGCCAAAGACAAATTCAAGCATTTTGAGGCATTCGTTTCGCATGGCACACACGACGGCGTTTTGCCAGTTTCGGACGCACGCAACACCAAAAAATTATTGGAAAGCCTGCAAATCAAAACGTCTTATCACGAATACCCAAGCGAACACAGCATCAGTCAAGCCAATTTGGAAGACTTCGCCGCATGGCTCAAAGGGATTAAGTAA